A single genomic interval of Streptomyces graminofaciens harbors:
- a CDS encoding GntR family transcriptional regulator, with translation MTGSVPSLRHAIADDLRSQIMTGRIQPGERLLSEAGLADRYKVSTATLRGALAVLQGEGLVEKIHGKGNFVRRPLRKIFYVGGWGTLDPWTAAEPALSVTVRTATVRAHGHLTTLLKVPTGSPLAEFSCVSLEGESPHGLARIYVPRDLAPAGVLDDASSCRETVTRFAVTGPPPAAVRETVCARPPTPDEASALRIGSTGAVLAITRIATDSAGRVVEAALLVFSGDRVDAVFTTHHVIDERQTQG, from the coding sequence GTGACCGGGTCCGTGCCTTCTCTCCGGCACGCCATCGCCGACGACCTCCGGTCCCAGATCATGACCGGCAGAATCCAGCCCGGCGAACGCCTCCTCTCCGAAGCCGGCCTGGCCGACCGGTACAAGGTCAGCACGGCGACGCTGCGCGGTGCTCTCGCGGTGCTCCAGGGGGAAGGTCTCGTCGAGAAGATCCACGGCAAGGGCAACTTCGTCCGGCGCCCCCTCCGCAAGATCTTTTACGTCGGCGGCTGGGGGACGCTGGACCCGTGGACCGCCGCTGAGCCGGCCCTGAGCGTCACCGTTCGCACCGCCACAGTTCGGGCCCACGGGCATCTGACGACTCTGCTGAAGGTGCCGACGGGTAGCCCCCTCGCCGAGTTCTCCTGCGTCAGCCTCGAAGGGGAGTCACCGCACGGGCTGGCACGCATCTACGTGCCGCGCGACCTGGCACCGGCCGGAGTGCTCGACGATGCGTCCTCGTGCCGAGAGACGGTCACGAGATTCGCGGTCACCGGTCCGCCGCCGGCCGCTGTCCGGGAGACGGTATGCGCTCGCCCACCGACCCCGGACGAAGCGTCCGCGCTCCGGATCGGCTCCACTGGGGCAGTTCTGGCGATCACACGCATCGCGACCGACTCCGCTGGGCGGGTCGTCGAAGCCGCGCTCTTGGTTTTCTCGGGGGATCGCGTCGACGCGGTCTTCACCACCCACCACGTGATCGATGAGAGGCAGACGCAAGGATGA